A stretch of DNA from Cannabis sativa cultivar Pink pepper isolate KNU-18-1 chromosome X, ASM2916894v1, whole genome shotgun sequence:
TTTGTAGTACTTTTTTGAGCATTATGGCTCTAATTCTAATCCTTACATCAACTTTGATTTTCTTTACAATAAAGTCTGTTGTAtaacttttcaaatttcaaaaacttCATTTCTATTACTCCAAATATGATATACCAAACTTGTTTTCAAAATCTAAACCTCTTAGACTTATAGATTTAGCGAATAAGGAAAGGAATCGAAATAGCTTTTGTGTTCCACTCCAACCAAATACTTAAATTAGTCAACAGTACTTAAATGACATCCAAAGAATATATGTTCTCTAGCTAGATTCTTTTTCCAACCCACAAACCACACAATCATCATTCaaacaaatattaaatttgtgCAAACGAGTTTTCGAGTGTAATTTATCCAATACTACTAACTAAAGCATCGACCTATATTTCGGTATAGATAATCTATTCCAAACTCCACTTTTTCTTGTTATTGTTTGGTAGGATTTTTTATTGAACTTATATAAGTCAATTAATTATATTTCACatgcaaaaataatttttgattatggatttgagtacgtttatatatatttatataattttgtagGTTTGAATAGAAGTGGAAAAAGTTGTAGATTGAGATGGATGAATTATCTTAGACCTAATATTAAAAGAGGCAATATTTCTGACCAAGAAGAGGACTTAATACTTAGGCTTCATAAACTCTTGGGAAATAGGTAATATttgtaaatataattaattaattcaatttaattatttatctcatttatatttatacattttttatatattattttttaaaatataaatatttttatatataggtGGTCACTAATTGCTGGAAGATTACCTGGTCGAACTGACAacgaaataaaaaattactggAATTCTCATTTAAGCAAAAAAATAATGAAGCAAAATAAAGAGAAACAaactaagaagaagaagaaattggtTCAAGAGATGATCAAAGAGGTTGAtcataattatcataatgattataatcataatcataatgGTTATTATGATAATGATATTGGGTGCTCAAAAAGGAATGAGATTATTAGTATTTTTGATCAAGATAATTATTACCTTAACTCAACTTTATGGGATGAGCCTTTGAATTTGGTGTGGATGAGTAATTTTCTAGAGGTTGATGagactaataataattaatttgttttattgATTCACTTAACATTTTATTCTCTTATAGGGTTTTACTTCTTTTTGTATGATATCTAAggtctttatatatataaatataaatatatgtagatGGGGGTCATTTTTAGATCTTTCTTTCTCGTTAAAATCCCAAAATTTTTGAGCTTGTATTATGTTAGGGTTTTGGGTCTACAATGTGTAATTAATCTATGAATTAATAAGTGGATTTTTGTGTGTAatatattgtaattaattaagacTAATTTGTgtgtatgtaatttttttttaatcccgAGCCTGAATTTGTATGTATATTTGATTTgattagttatttaattaatattagaaaatttaTACATATTACTATTTTTAACAATGTTTTTACATTTTCACgttcaattttttatatatatatttatactgtgttctataaaaataacataacaataacaagaaaaatacatgaaGTAACAGAAAAACAACatcaaacaacataaaaaataataactgaAAACTTTCTCTGATGATGTGGACGACACGTGGCATGAAAGATGACATAACAGAGTTTAGTAGACCCAAGTCATAGTAGTCGCGACCTGGGAGGGGACCTTAGCCCTGCGCTCAGGTTGACTTTGGAATCTCCGAGATGCAAGTTCAGACTTCAAAAACTTGAATCTAACCTACTATCTTTTAGTATTTTGTATCACGAAGACAAGCAACCTAATCCAAGTACCGAGAGCTAAAATTACACGAACCTGTAACCCGGAAGCCAACTTGGGTACCTAGGGTTTCACCCcggcgcccaggttgacatcctCAACAAGGATTTCGTTTTTCGGGACCATCTTGGTGCTGCATGgtcaaaaaaattattgggACATCAACTAGACATACCACAGACATATTGAAGGCATCAGAATCAGAATTGGAGCAAGTTGATTTTTGAGCACCCGGGGCCCCGAGCACCCAACGCTCAGGTTTAAAATTTGTCAATCTGGGCACCTTCCAAGATATGACTTTTGCATTCTCTTTGTCTTCAACAAAAATGGGGAAATAGGTCATTTTGGAGGACAACTCCTAGGTACAAATAACAGGGCCCAACGCCTGGGTTGACACTTGGGGCCTGTGCCCAAGGTTGACATTTTGTTAACCTAGGCCATTTAAAATGGAGTTGTTTAGGAATTCTGTtgagcatatttttttttttgttttcagaaAATATTGAGATTCAACTATTTTTCGAGACCAAACAAAATTTCCAAAGGGCCAAAGGGGGACCCATCGCCTAAGTTGACACTTGGGGCTGGGCCTAGAGCCTaggttgacatattgtcaacctGGTTTGTTTCCAATCCAGCTCAGTAAAAAGTGTTCCAGACATTTTTTTCGTCATCAGAAATAACGAAGATTCACGCAAACTTGGGGAGAAACCCACAATCCGAGTCCTTGGAAACAGGGCCCAGGGCCCAGGTTGACCTAGGGCTAGGCCTAGTGCCTAGGTTGACCTAGGGCGGCTAGGCCCAGTGCCTAAGTTGATAATGCCTTTGAATGCTCAAATGCCAAATCCGATGCAACCATTGAATCTGGAATGGTCAAAAACAGGGTAGGAGGCCTTGTCCTCAAGTTTAGAAGCCTTGAaagtatcaaaaataaaatctcGGGAGCTCAAGAGTAAGTACCCAGTGCCTAGGTTGACaaatgtgttggaaatattttaccaggatctagatttactaacaagtatgtttcattaacatcctaatatgaattctaaaacaatgaaataaacacatataaagtttaggaaaccttacattgggtgcagcggaatataatgacttcttccgttcagatctctagcccttgattcctttctgtagcagagcatcaccaagatctgaacctggatctctttctctccttctttgatgctaattctccttcttgttgattggattcttcacaatcttccacactatgattgagataccacttgatgtgtgtgggcactcactctatcactcaaggctgaataaaaattaagaaaagagaagaagaagtggaggctagggtaaatagaaagaggctcagttttcatctgacagagttaagtgtgaatgtgagccatcactatctatttataggtaaccacctaggtttaggttagaattatttggcattaaaataatagaaaaataaatagtaaaattctacaagtgtggccggccataggatttTGGATTGGGCCctactttgtaattttgccattttgtcatttttccatctcattttctcaaaaacgccaattttccaatttaaccacttaaatgtcaatttcaattatttaataactaaaagttaattattaaataatattgtcatttaatatatttattaattagacatataaagtctcttaattaataaataaaacctagaatctcttttcttacaattttgcccttgcttagtgaaaattcataaactagacatagtctaactttagaattataattgattaatcaaaatcaattaactgagtcttacaagcagtatggtctcaactagtatggggaccatgggcatatataaccgagcttccaataagcagatcaagaatttaccaagtaaatccactaacttattaattccttattgaatccgcgcatagaacttagaatcgcactctcagtcatatagaacactctatatgttccacgatatagacatgctattaattatccattgttataatcctaatttgatcaatgatcctctaatagatgatctacataatataggaattaaattaccgttacacccttcaatgtattttatccttaaaacacttagctccgtataaatgatatttcagcgaagtgaaatgagtactcaaccatttatctctatttagccaagcttgaaggaaatcatcgtttcacttctaaatacctatagaagttatagattccatatctatgtttagcgttcccactcaattatattatcatgttcccaaaatgtacgtatcaccctgacctaaaagtaggcttaactaacaaattaaagaacatgtataatactcttgagatcgaacctaatcatatcaggattaagatcatttgatctaggttcaactaggtgatattgaattgaatagatattacgataaagttaacatatctaatcaaagttcaatatcggtcccttccaatgtatactccatacattcgatactaataaactttgccaatgccctggaaaggacataacacttatccaaggtgtaagaatacctatcgctgattatcatgccagtctaaatccagtgaactgacaaatcagggaataaatcttcaaacatataatcaagattatattctattgtgttgacaacactataatcattaacaaatacatatgttctggacttaatagaatttatacattatatataatcatgaaataaatcatgtgaaccatgcaacataaaatgttatttctgatctttattaactagtaaatctgattatattaaaatgggttttatttagggcacaaaacccaacaaaatgtCCTACTGGATGCTATTTCGACCGTCCGTCTAGTTTTTCACAATGACAATGATCTATGAAGTCAGAGAAATTAAATTCACAACTTTGCATTTCTCATTTCCAGCTCACCCAAAAATGAAGAGTTTCGAGTCTCTTAATTCTGCAAAACAACAACATCTCCCAGAACTGGTGACTAGCTTCGCTAAAACATATAAATGGACTAAGTGGTatcaaaatatcacttaggcatcTTATAGTACATCCCTTGGACGTTTTTACACTTATCCAGCGTCCAGGTTGATGtcatatgtcaacctgggtgctgggatgtcaacttgggcgctagATGTCAACTTGGACACTGGGTCATGGACTGCCATTAGTAAAATagccataactcactcaattttGATCTGATTGGCGCGATTCAACTTGCATTTTGAAGCTAATGCtatatcaagtcatgtctcACACTCTAGACATAATTTTGAAACTATCATCGTCAAAATTCACCCCAAGgaagttacaaaaataagctCTAGGTTACCCCAGCGCAACCCGCGGGGCTTTAAAAAATGATCATAACCACAAAGAACTAATTTTCACCGTTAgatcatcatcagcagtcaAAGACATCTTATTTGTATTTTCTCCCTATTTTTGTGGACCACCTttcacctataaaaggagagcAGTAATAGTGCCGTTAGGGATCCCTTagcttattttttattgtaaaaaaacTACCCACAAAGTCAGAACTTCTCTCTCTAgattttttctctctaaaatttaGAGCTTCTGACACTTAGTCTACCCACAAAGTCGAAGTAGACTTAATTAACAAACctcaaattataattaattaattaataataatgtacTCAATTGGCAAATTGaaccaattaattaaattacagTCAAATtaatcttcttttctttttttaaagggATCAAAATCTCTTTCACTTCACTACTAATTAACTATATATAGAGCTTTATTAGTGTTTTCAATTTAGTTTATGAACACAAGTCAAACTAATCCcaattattaatcacatagtGACTCatcattaaatattaattgtatCTATACCTAAATCACGATTAAcaaactatttatatatatttatatataaacaacCGTTAAGGCACGTACTTGTACGTAGTTACTAAGACTAGGCCAATTTCATGCAATAATGTACGTACCtaacaataattattatataattacataatataatttgaaatttattCACACATTtgctaattaaaatatttacttaATGTAAGTGtgcttaattaatataatttaattcatATAAGTCAACAAAGTTTggttaaatttattatttgaaaaaaaccCAATaccatttaattaatatatttatttttaattccaATTTGGGATGAGAATAGTTTGAAGTTGTGGTTATATAAAGGGTTTGTAATGTTTAGAAATTACtataattaagtaattaattataattataattataatgggAAGAAGTCCTTGTTGTTCTAAGAAGGGATTGAACAAAGGAGCTTGGACTGTTCTTGAAGACCAAATTCTCACTGATTATATCAAAACTCATGGTGAAGGAAAATGGAGAAACCTTCCTAAACAAGctggtaatttttatttttattattaatatataaaaatgttgttaattttctttttattattaagaaTATATGTATGCACATTATGCAAattatataagttttttttttgttaattggGTTGCTCGCCTTATGATTAGAGCGTCTTTTTTATATGTTGATCGTATTTTTTCGGAGTCTAATCTCTCTTTTGATGTTGTTGATATTGTTGAGACCGAGTTTGTCTAGTTGATTTAGGGTTAAAAAgaatgtttatttttgttaattatttaattttaattattaggtCATCAAAGATGAAGACCTGTATAAATTATTAGGAATTTGTTATTAAGAATATAATTTATGCAAAGTATAATTTAGGTTTTGTTGATTATtattagtgtatatatattaatattaatagttatatatattattaagaatatatatatatatatgcacattttgtgcaaattaattattataaggtTTTGTTAATAATTAATGTATATTCATTATGAGTTAATTAGGTCTTTAAAAGATATGTGGAAAGAGCTGTATATTAATATAGGAATTTATTattaagaaatataatttatgaatattataattaggttttgtttattattattagtgtaattaatatgtatacattttATGCAAATTAATTATCGATCATAAGGTTtttgttaataattaatatatttattatgaattaattaggTCTTCAAAGATGTGGAAAAAGCTGTAGATTGAGGTGGTTAAATTATCTTCGACCAGATattaaaagaggaaatatttctgaggaagaagaagacttaattattaggCTTCATAAGCTATTGGGCAATaggtaattattattgttaattttcattctatacattttcatatattaattatatataattctaaCTGTCTGTactctactattttttttaattaatataatttcatattacttatttttaaaaaaatttaaataatttacatgtaatattaaattttcttttatcaATACAATTTTTCGGTTTATaccctttatttttttaacacacactaaattattcaaaaaatttcaagtataaatgaaatatatgttataaatacatatatacattacCGCTCATTAATGAGTACTGCATCCTCAAAATTGTACCCCTCCCATGGCATATAAGCTACTAATACATTTTTTCCCAAAGATAGTTCGCCGCTTAACCGTCGCAAAGACCGTCTCGGCTAAAATCTGCCCCTTTTTAATACATTTACCTCGCGCAACTTGGGGTTTTTGATGCATACAAGTATTTTTGTTGGAACGTTGATATCTAACTAATGGAATGCTTAAAGTATCTCCATTGCCCGATAAAATGATCTTGTCAGCATTCGAGATAAACGATCTTTCCCTCATGTTCTGGCTATAGCGGAACTCCCGAGATCTAGAGCCACCGGGATT
This window harbors:
- the LOC115702438 gene encoding transcription factor MYB114; this translates as MCIQTLKNKEGNRSGFWTAEEDQKLAQVIQLHGPTKWQSLAINAGLNRSGKSCRLRWMNYLRPNIKRGNISDQEEDLILRLHKLLGNRWSLIAGRLPGRTDNEIKNYWNSHLSKKIMKQNKEKQTKKKKKLVQEMIKEVDHNYHNDYNHNHNGYYDNDIGCSKRNEIISIFDQDNYYLNSTLWDEPLNLVWMSNFLEVDETNNN